The DNA region CCGAAGCTACCCAAAGCAACATGATTAAGTCTGCAATCCTTTTAGGCGCTGGTTTAACCGTTGGTTTAACAGGCCTTTCGGCAATTCCACAGGGTATCATAGCCTCAGCAGGTATTGGCGCAGTTTCAAAGAACCCCAAGACATTCACACAAGGAATCATCTTCGCCGCTATGGCAGAGACAATGGCTATCTTCGGTCTCGTTGGAGCATTGATTATGATAATCACAGGAGTAGGCTTCTGAAGCCACTCCTTAGACTTTAATTAATTTTTAGGAGGAAGGGCAATGGAAGGAGCAAAACTAATCATTGAAGA from Palaeococcus pacificus DY20341 includes:
- a CDS encoding ATP synthase subunit K (produces ATP from ADP in the presence of a proton gradient across the membrane; the K subunit is a nonenzymatic component which binds the dimeric form by interacting with the G and E subunits), whose protein sequence is MDPIVYVSLGAALAAGIAGAASSFGVGVAGAAAAGAVAEDEKNFRNALILEGLPMTQSIYGLITLFLILLVSGILGGGFKFAEATQSNMIKSAILLGAGLTVGLTGLSAIPQGIIASAGIGAVSKNPKTFTQGIIFAAMAETMAIFGLVGALIMIITGVGF